The following is a genomic window from Onthophagus taurus isolate NC chromosome 1, IU_Otau_3.0, whole genome shotgun sequence.
ATCTCCAAAATAAAGCGTTTGtcgacctatgtttatatgaagtttttgtgttaattttaaaagatctatcgactgttaaagtcctgctacaaaaacctgaaacatcctgtatgaattaatttgaataCAATCTACTTAAAATAActgaacaataaaaatatataatcatttaatattttattacaaaaccacacaattatttatttaaattcttatgtctaatttaaaaattaatttagcgCCTTTTAAAACCATATTTTTTCCTTTCATAAAAGAGATCAGTTTTTGAACTACCCAAGTTTACAATTTTGGGGCATCCATCTCGGTCCTTTTCTTGTATCGTACACTCTTTGCAGTAATAAGCATCGGAAACGCCAGGTCCACCACAAATAACGCATCGCCCTTGATAGGAACCATAATTGCACTCATCGCAAATACGAACAAGGGTGCACGGTCTCACGTAGGAGTCGCAAATAACGCATTTACCATCACACTTTTCACATAACCTCCCAATAGCAACGCCAGGTTGTTTTCGACAGAAAATTAAATCCGGATGATGTTTTGCCATTACTAAtcaattgaactaaaactaattccaagtaaaattaatatgaaagtttttaaatcatttacttacgtttttaattaataaatatctaCAAACCACTGCAAACATAAATTAAGGTTAGGTTGGCTTTCACCGATTTTTTAGAACTggtgaaaaaataatttaacgtttttaattcATGAAATAATCtatcaaatatttattgaatttgacaacaatcaacatttattttagtgtttttGGCGTTTATAAATTGTTAGTTGGTAACATGTAATTGTATGTCAAATACTTTGAAATATAAGGTTTGTTCCATATATACAGCGtgtcagagcattatacggttgtagaatacattattctgaagcgatctttctaataaaattttttcgaaatgtttataataaccgcacgggaacggAGTTTGAAGTTTTTCGCGCGTATTTTATGCAGCTTTGAAATGTaattattgtagataattgactttaattataaattatcgtggatgcatcaaataaattagaatatatgtacttttgtgtgaaattgacgttgaatattgctttaaatatcaactttatgtaggttgttcattaaacattatattctttaaaattaaattaatacatatatagatagtaattattaaaaatgtgtaccaaaatatagttattaatttttaacataatttgtgAGCTCACGCCCTTTAATAAAGTTGttacattaattaaagatataaaatatttacttagggtatttactatttaatgtacataatattctatcataaaattttcatcatatcgatgttattattaattaaatttttaagaaaaatgtttcaagaaaaggagggctttgaattcttttttattacactgagATTTTTCCTTCTACCTGCTCAACCAATTTTTAGGCCCCAAAAATATCTCCCCtactctttttcttttttattttacttttaacaaattttcttcactttcttaacaaataataattacattttaaattgcttagtcctaaaatatgttaataattatgttattataaacatgaaacctataatatacataactaaatatttagattttaggttatgtttatgtcaaacatttatttgatgatttataaacatcaaggtcatcagctgctattaattttgaattcacCGTCCAATAAGATAAAAGCGTACTCACCACGTGTTCACGCATATCTCTTGAGTAGACGGGGCACGACAGagacagatatatatatatatctgcactctagtgtttacactcttttgctgccttagtcagcgatataggagatagtatatatatggcTGACTAAGGCAGCAAAAGAGTGTAAACACTAGAGTGCAGATATATATAAGTTATGAGGTAGCAGGTGCCCCGtcataaacaaataataataataagacgTAGAAtagtatttttataatgaatGACTTTCtcatattatttcttttttgtaaacaGATAAGAAAAGAGTATAAATAAGGTTCGTTtccgaataataaaaatcattgttAATTCAATATTCATTAAGGTAACTTCATAAGGGTCTTTTGGTGTACGCGATTacgaaacaaataaataagttattttttaaaaatacaacctCCCGGCTGTAACCCATAACTGGCGCAGTCAGTAGGATCGCGGTAATCGTTTTGAAGTGAGATCGCGAAAATCGTTTTGATTTGACTTcaatcgatttttaacaaaactgtTTGAGTGCGGATAACCAACAGAGCCGTTGACTCCAGCCCTCAACGACAAAAGTATCAACGAAGTACCTAGACAGTACCTCAAATTGGAACTGTCGACAACCCCCAGATCCGTGGATAAAATTTCCCAGTATCAAAAAGAAAGGATAACAGTGATAAAATTTCCTGTAAAGAAAATCCGAAAAACCCCCATCCCAGGAGAAACCTCAAATCGGTGAACTCCGAACAAACGAAAGAACACACGAAAGCAAAGAAGAAAACAacttagtttttaagaaaacccGAAGAAAGAAAACTTCCAAATTTCaatgaaaatcattttatacaaCTTGATTATTGGCATTACATTATGTATCGCATCAATCGAGCGAGTCACCGATCCAAACGGAGTAATCGCGATAAATTTAGGCACAGCGTACAACACCTTAAGTACcgctaaaatatttattagaatagATTTAAAACGAGTTTTAGAGATAAATCGTTATTTAAGTAATTATGCATTAGaatttattaaggaaaataaatcaaacaaagataataattataggATTAAATTACAAGTAATCATAGAATTGAAAGATACtgttcaaaatcaaattaatacattaatgCCAACCTCTAGAAAGAAAAGAGGGCTAGCAAACTTTTTAGGTTCagcaattaaatttattacggGAAACTTAGATGCACAAGATGcagaaaaatatgataatattataaatgatttaattaaaaacggaaatatgataaataaaaacttccagctaataaatgaaactactaataaaataaattcaaacttcataatggggtcatacacgatttttttttaattatattttctgaaagtttatataaaaatatagttaccgttattttttttttaatattttcgaacaaagtcattgttaaaaaaattattgaaaatttatatacccaTTTGCGCTTTTAAAAGTCCCGCGTTGATGACGTACGATTCTCACTTTTGCGTCCCCTGCTCCCCGCTCAAATGCGAGAAAGAGATGAACGTCATTTaggttgtattgaaaagagatagagtgtttgtaggttatgtttattatgttttgttcatggatgtaatagagacACTCTATTATATccatggttttattttgacactgtcacaccgcaagcgctatctaacggacaatttaacttgttttaggcAGTGCGGTTCCTACGTCACAGAAAAGCcgcgaaattatttcgtttgaatatttgctatttttcacttcaaattacgcaaaatataaaattgatcaaaatatttcttttactttgtgttcatgcatatacttgcatatatcgtttgacataaaaattttctctaaatttaataagtgtgtatgaccccattattgaaaaacatttaaataatttaatggaTTCTAATGAGAAATTGTTCACattagataaaataaatacattagcTGAGAGTCTCCTCTCTTTTTCCAATAAATTACGTGAtttgattgaaataattaatcttGCTAAAAGGAATATTCTTCATGCTATGTTAATAGAGCcgaaagaattaattaaagcaatacaacaatttcatttagatgaacaacataaatttccatttaacgttttagtagAAAACACTCTTATTATTGAAAGCTTAATTCAAATCAAGGCATATTGGTACCAAAAcacatacaattttattattcaagtTCCTATTGTGGAAACAGTTCAGTATCAATTGTATAATTTGTACCCTAttccaataataattaaaaacaaaacttatatgattgaaaataattataattatattgcTATTGGTAAAGACgattatttgttaataaataaacaatgtaaagaaattattccaaatcaatatttatgtacagaacaaacaaaacaaaaatctaaAGATCAATGTGAATTCGAATTAGTTACTCaatcaaaaatacaaaattgtgCATTTAAAAGAATAGAATCTCAATCATTAACATTTATTGAAACCCCACAAATGTATGTTATAATTTCTAacaaagaacaaaaattgagagaacaatgtaataaaaatgtcaaatatcaTGTATTGTTAGGTAcctatattataaaaaaatcaaatgattgtaaatatcaaattaatgaaattataattcaaaattatgaaacaattttaaaagaatatcaattttatattggAATAATAAATGTTACTAATTCAGAAAAGCATAgcattgttaaattaaaggaaataaatatagaattacaagaaaaacatttaaatttagaacatAACAATACAGCTCATTATGTTATATTATactttgttattgttattgtatTAATACTGTCAGTGATCAAATtacgaaaatattatttaaaaagaaaattatcaagaagcctaaaaatagaagataaaTCTTCAGTCGTCCTTCAAGATAAGAAGTCCGAACTTAAGGAAGGAGGAGTTATGTGGTAGCAGGTGCCCCGtcataaacaaataataataataagacgTAGAAtagtatttttataatgaatGACTTTCtcatattatttcttttttgtaaacaGATAAGAAAAGAGTATAAATAAGGTTCGTTtccgaataataaaaatcattgttAATTCAATATTCATTAAGGTAACTTCATAAGGGTCTTTTGGTGTACGCGATTacgaaacaaataaataagttattttttaaaaatacaacctCCCGGCTGTAACCCATAACTTATATATCTGTCTCTGTCGTGCCCCCGTCTACACAAGAGATATGCGTGAACACGTGGTGAGTACGCTTTTATCTTATTGgacggtgaattaaaaattaatagcagctgatgaccttgatgtttataaatcaccaaataaatgtttgacataaacataacctaaattctaaatatttagttatgtatattataggtttcatgtttataataacataattattaacatattttaggactaagcaatttaaaatgtaattattatttgttaagaaagtgaagaaaatttgttaaaagtaaaatacatttacactcttttgctgccttagtcagcgatataggagatagtatatatatggctgactaaggcagcaaaagagtgtaaacactagagtgcagatatatatatatatctgtctCTGTCGTGCCCCCGTCTACACAAGAGACATGCGTGAACACGTGGTGAGTACGCTTTTATCTTATTGgacggtgaattaaaaattaatagcagctgatgaccttgatgtttataaaacaccaaataaatgtttgacataaacataacctaaaatctaaTACAATAATGgcttcttgttttatttataacaaattataacatttgaaatcgacaaaattgtcatggttacataaaatttggtttgttatttgggttgcctaaacaaaagtaaagaatataatgtttaatgaacaacctacataaagttgatatttaaagcaatatacaacgtcaatttcacacaaaagtacatatattctaatttatttgatgcatctacgataatttataattaaagtcaactatctacaataattgcatttcaaagctgcataaaatacgcgcaaaacacttcaaactcttaaaaatttacgattcgcgCAAGCGCCTTCGCGATATGGGGGCACGACAAAGACAAAACATATATCATTCCGTCTGCTTTTGATGGAAACGCTCGCCACTCATTGCTTAGATagggagtcagcgatataggagatagtatatatatggagATAGTATACAGTGTGCACCCATTCGACCTGCGGATAGACGCATAAGCAACAGTTGGGCGATTGTAAGTGGGCGGAGCTTGCGCTCTCAGATATATCGAAAGCTTTAAAGGTTTGAGAACGGGTGGTTTTTGTTATGGTCGTTTTATCAATTGTTTtcactaacaaaaaaaaatataaaaaagaaggttttattctttacatttttttttaattaaaaagaaataaatcccTCGAACACTGTACTAGCAATTTTCTTAGTTATGAGCATCAGATCATGTCACTGcaaaaattttatagcaacaaattttcatcacAACTTCATactaataaagaaaaacatgaaAAGCCGATGTAATGTACGGCTGAGTTTCAAGATGTCGTCCGGTCGAACGTCGTCGTAGgaaaataaacacaattttCTTACTTGACTATCTTTATTTTCTCCAGGCGAAGGGGTTAGTACAGAGTATGGTGATCTTTTCGGTTGTAGTTTGATACTGTTAATAATATGGTTTTACAAATTTCGTGATCTTTTATATTAAGTCGAAACGATTAGAATAATCATTAAGTAACGAGAATTACCAAAGTTCGTTCTTAATTGTTTTCGTCTTTTGGTGATCAATTGTTTGTTCTTGATATTTAAATGACATTTAACGGATGTTTTCTTAGTTATCTACTTATGGTTACtctattttaatcttaaatttcttaattagattattatttgAAGTTATAACAAGATAATGATTGTTGTTACATTATAGTTATATTACAATTGTATTACAGATACATTACACCTTCCCCCttagagaaaaatatatacttatatatttttttgtcttaaaataaaattcttaacCTATCGTAGTAAAACGGCttacgtttaattaaatttagatatatatatatatatacgcaaaattatgaaatatttttttaactttttagttTTGCAATTCTGGTGCTCCTACGTAACGGAGATTGGTTTGTTTCCGGTAATTCGATATCTTCAGGGTCATGGTCAATCACTTCACTATGTTGTTTAGCAGTTATACATGGCAATATGGGTTTTCCTTTACGGTTTCTATACTTAGATTTGATatgtttgtaaattttatatagaacATACAGTCCTATAAATTTTAACGTTGTCATTaggaaataaacaaaatatgaattttgtAAGATATTAAATGATTCGACATCGTCAATTTTATCTGATATTTGGAAGAGTTTGTGGTTTACGATATCTAAACTTTCTATATCTAAGTTATTGATATGTAGGGGTGTAATTTCTGGGGatgtgtttttaatattttgttttgaatagtgatcttctaaaatattaaagcttGGGAATGTTATATCAAGGGTAGTTCCGgaagttaaatttttgttaatgggTTTTAAAACTGCTGAATTCGTAAAGAGTCGACACTTTGGTGGTAAGGTAATTATTCCTGTACCTTCGATAGGGAAATCGCGAGGGGATTCAGTTTTGCAATTTAAAGTTGCATCAATGCGGTTAGGCGTTACAAATAACCAACTATTCTGCGTATGTAGAGGGTGGAATATCTcgcttttaaattttgtctTTCTTATGTCACAGGATTCGGGTATTTGATTGGAATGGAATAATAATTGCACTGAACAGAGATTTGATGTTCTTGTGAATTTTGTAGGATTTGTTTGAAAACAGATATAATGTTCTAATTCAATGGCTTTACATCCACTAAGATCGTCAATCGTGACGTAGTTTGTTTTAGAATTTGTCACTGATAAATATTTTACCAATggtaatataaaaagaaactcgTTGAGGTTGTTTTTCATCGGTAGTggaattaatttgaataattcaAATGAATCTTGGGTAACCAAAGGGTTGGatatcttgaaaataaataaattagaagtGGCATAACTTTTGATTGATGACACTGACATAAGGTCTTTAACGTTGTGAAGTTCGATGCTTCTTACAAATTGAGTAGATGGTGGCAAATGGATTAGCGCCTTGGATAGTTCGTGAATATATTGTTCAACGGAGATTATAGAAGGGTGGATTATGTCTGACTTGGAAAATAGATATGCGTTTATTATTGTAGAATATTCGGTGTTCAGTTCATTGATTACTAATGATAGTCGAGAAAGATGTTCATCTATTTGTTGTCTCAATTCcaagttaaaatatttaaattcttgatccgaaagtgattttttaaagttttcaaagttttcgttaaatattttattgtttaggTTAACGTTGGTAAGTGACGAATTAAAATTTCGAATGGTACTACTTACAACTTGAATTTGTTCTTTTAGTAATCCTGCGAGATGACTTTcgtctttttgaattttgttaaTGTTATTCTCATAAAATTCTGCATCACGGCTATCTAATGTAccaaataattctttaaatattaaacctACACCATTGACAAGACCGCGTTTAAATCGAGGTCGTTCTAACATTGAAGTGATTGAAAGctgtaattgtttaatttttggcaaaatCTCTCCAATTGCTCTTAGCGTTATGTTGCAATTTGTAAGGATAGTGTGGTTATAAGACGAGCACAGCTGTCTGGTGTCTCGATAAGCATTTTCTAccatgtttaatttttgtgcaAAGGTATCTAAATTTATGTGGGTGACCATATCCCATGTTTGGTCGAAATGTTGGACTTTTCCTAACTTCTCAAAGTATAATCCTGATGATTGACTAATAGGAACTATGTTAATCGTTGTGTTGGTAGAATAAACGAGAACTATTAGGGATCTGGAAC
Proteins encoded in this region:
- the LOC111419801 gene encoding PHD finger-like domain-containing protein 5A, which produces MAKHHPDLIFCRKQPGVAIGRLCEKCDGKCVICDSYVRPCTLVRICDECNYGSYQGRCVICGGPGVSDAYYCKECTIQEKDRDGCPKIVNLGSSKTDLFYERKKYGFKRR
- the LOC139431200 gene encoding uncharacterized protein: MLIEPKELIKAIQQFHLDEQHKFPFNVLVENTLIIESLIQIKAYWYQNTYNFIIQVPIVETVQYQLYNLYPIPIIIKNKTYMIENNYNYIAIGKDDYLLINKQCKEIIPNQYLCTEQTKQKSKDQCEFELVTQSKIQNCAFKRIESQSLTFIETPQMYVIISNKEQKLREQCNKNVKYHVLLGTYIIKKSNDCKYQINEIIIQNYETILKEYQFYIGIINVTNSEKHSIVKLKEINIELQEKHLNLEHNNTAHYVILYFVIVIVLILSVIKLRKYYLKRKLSRSLKIEDKSSVVLQDKKSELKEGGVMW